The genomic interval CTTCATCGTTACCCGCTCAACATCCGCATATCCTTTTCCCCTTATCATCCTCGAATCTCAAGTCCTGTGAGGATACGATCCCATAATCAACTTGGGTCGGAAAGCATGTGTATCCAGAGGTGACCAAGCCGACGCAATGAGTGCCGATCTCTTGGACCTCGACAGCTTTTATCAGAGCCCCCCGTCACAACAAAACCAACCGGGGGGCCAACAAGGCCAGTTACAACCGCAACGCCCGCAGCAAGTAACGGCATCGTCGACGGACCTCTTTGACTTTGCCTCCTTTAatagcaacagcaacagtgTCGGCAGCAAGCCCGCGGCGGCACCCGCTCCGGCTCAGCAAACCGTACCATGGCCTAGTTTTGAGCCGCAGCAACCAAGTGGTGCTGCCGGCGGTGGCAGTAGCAGCAGCGGTGGATGGGGTGATTTCGGCGCTTTTTCATCGGGCTTCACCTCCTCGTCGACCTCAAACCAGGAGCCGAAGCAGAATCTGCAGAACGTCGAGGACGATGACGGATGGGGTGACTTTGAGGTTGCGGAACCTACACCCACTCAGCGCTCTTTCGTGCTGCCCCCGCAGACGAACAAGGCGAGGTCATCACCGCCGCCCAGGAACCGTATCGCGCGCGCCTCGACTTTTGATCTCATGACCAACAACCTCGTCAATGTCGTCGACATGCCCTATGGCTCGGGCCTGTCGCCCATACCCAGTCCTGGCCTCCCGTCGCCGAACCAGCAACCCGGGGCCAGTTCAGGACCCTCATGGCAGCAGACAAACCGACAACCTAGTCCCGGATTATCGTGGCAGACTGCGAACACCAAACCGGCAATTAGCCCAGGGTTCTCATCTCAGACGTCCTCGGCCAAGCCGCAGCCGAGCCCTGGATTCTCCAGTCAAATGTACGGAACTCAGAAGAACCCGAGTCCGAAGCCAGCTAAACAGTCGGATCCTAACATTCTCTTTGATGCTGAAGAGTTCGAGCTTCAAGGAGACAACGATaacgatgatgatgatgaattTGGAGACTTCGAGACTGTTCAGACTCCCTTCCCAGGTGCGGACATGAGCCCGACCCTGGACCCAAGGCCGCCGACCCAACAACAGCCACCACCGCAGCCCGCAAAGCAACAACCACCTTCCATGGACCTCCTCTCTCTCGACGATGACTTCACTCCAGTCTCGCAGCCTCCGCAAAAGAGACCTCAGCTCTCTTCTTTGAATCTCAACGCGCCCACATCGCCGTACCCCCAGGCTCCCAAGTCGCCCTCCTTCCAGGAACGTAACCCCTTTCCAGGGCTCGGTCTCACCACACCCACTTATGGCGACTTCAAGAAGGAGGAAAAGAAGGACGAGAAGCCCGAGTCGCCTACGCCCGTCACAGCCTGGCCAGCTTTCGGACAGACCTCACCCACGAAGCCTTCCGCCGCTAAGAAGCCTTCTGCTACCACCAATCTTCAAAAGACGCAGGAGGAGGACGAGTGGCCAGACTTTGAGGATTTCCCCGACGACGAGCCTTCTGCGATTGATTCTTCCAGGCCCCCGGAGAGCTGGGATTGGGACGCGGTCGACGGCGTCAAGTCGTCCActccagctccagctccTGAATCCAGCACCACTAGCACCGCCAAGAAAGCAGCCCCTAAAACCACGAAAGAAGCATCACCGGCAACAGCCTCAGAAATCCCCGACGACGCCCCGCCGCCCATCAACATTCCTCCTCCCTCCGTCATCCTCTCCATCTTCCCGCAGTTACTCGACCTCGCAAACTCGTCACTCTTCAAACCCACGTCCCAGCTAGCGGCACCCATCCGGAAACGCATCCTCGAAGACCCGAGCACGGTGATCTTCCTCCGCGGCTACCTTCTCCTCGCCACCGTCGCCGCCCGCGTCATCGCGGGCCGCAAGCTCCGCTGGCACCGCGACAAGTTCTTGTCCCAGGGCATGGCCATCTCCGCGGCCGGCGCAAAGGGCATGAAGCTCGCGGGCGTGGACAAAGCGCAATCGGCGCGCGAGGACCGCGAGGCGGCGGACGTGGTGGGCGTGTGGAGGGAACACGTCGGCAGGCTCCGGTCCGCCGTCGCGGCGGCCAACTCCACCGCCGGCGCCAAGAATCCGCGGGACCAGCTCCGCGTGCCCGAACTCAACGAGACGATTCCCGTCTCGACGGCCAAGGTGGTGCCCACTGCGCCCAAGCCGTGCGTCATCTGCGGGCTGAAGCGCGACGAGCGGGTGAGCAAGGTGGACCATGAGGTCGAGGACAGCTTTGGGGAGTGGTGGGTTGAGCATTGGGGTCACAGGGCCTGCAAGAACTTTTGGGTCGAGCACGAGAAGCAGCTGCGTCAGAGGTAAAGGGAGACAGAGAGGGGAGTGGTTGTCGTAGTGGGCGGATGATGCGATTTACCTCGCATCTTGTATATAATTGCACTGCACATACATGATACCTCGAGTGCTTCATTTACATGGATTGACCGGCTAAGGTCTTTTTCCAAATATCAAGGGCATCTAGATTGACAACTCAACAATTCTACAGGTGAAGCTTGACTGGCGAGGCCTTCAGGCACAGTGGCAACTCGAACTGAAATGTGCAAAATCGGCTTGAGTTATCTCTGCGGCAGTGGACCATTCCTCAGAGGAGGGCCATGTGAGGAGCTGCGGGATGGGATCCTGACCGAAAATTCTATAGCGGCTCCAGCTGTGCATACCTACTGCCTTTACCTAGGCAAGGTAGCTCGGGGTGAGCTGTAGCTTATCAAGGAGCAAGGAAGGGGTACAATGCAGTCATGTTTAGTGAATGGCACGGGAGGGCTGCTCTTGGATTTGTTGACGGTTTGATCTACCCCGCTGTTGAGCTGCCTCGGTCAGCCAATCCGGAGTGCTGGAGGTGCAAAGTCTTCAGAGACTGTCCATTGGCATCGCGGCTCTGAGAGCTAGGGTCTCAGCAGCGACGGATGGCCGGACACTAGTCAAATGTCGGCAACGGCATCGTATGGTGACCGGCTAGCGGGGAGGCTGGCATTGAACGAATAGCAGGGCGTGATTGCTTCTCCCGTGCAGTCCGCGTAGTAAAGTGTGTGGCTTCGAGTTACACCAGATAAAGAGCTCTGTTTCTGTCGCAGGAAAGTCGAGAAACTTGACAGATATACGGGCGCTGGGTGCCATGTACTGTTGTATGAGCTGAGTCAATGCGGCGCAGGCGCAATCTCCAATGGGATTCCTGACATGCGATTTTGACAGATGGACGGCGTTTTGAGACCGTGACGAGTGGGAGGCTGGATCTGTCGGTGCCGTTTCGCTAAAGTGTCGGCCGCACTAGCCGGCCGCTCGCTCGACGTATAAAGAAGGGAAAGATGGCGGGGAGCCAAGCAATCAAAGTCACTTGTTCCCGCGCTGGATCACCGTTGACGCACGCTGCAGCGCCGCAGCGTGGTGACGGGTGGAGCAGCAAAGTTCCCTTATTGATCGGGGCGTTGCCGTACCATGCTGGAGGAGCCGAGGAGGTTTTTGGGGAATTGGTCAGCTCCTGGAGCTTGGGACGCCTGATGCGCAGCGACTCGAGCCTGCGACAGCTCTGAGGAACTTATCTGTCACTGAGGTGCAGACTGCGATTGCGATCCGAGCGAGACGGATGATGGCCACAAGAGCCGTTTGGTCGCATGTCGCGTGTCGCAAGTTGGGCAACATATGCCAAGTTGGATTGGACACTTGTTCGATCTGAAAGCTCGCCAGCGGAAGGTCCGATGCGGCTGGGTCAGGCACCACTGGCAGCAGATCCCAGGTAGGCTAGCAATGCGCATTACTTTGAAAGATTCAACCCTGGAATGGAAGACGATTCGAGACGGTCGGGAATGCTTCTTCCCTGTCGTGTGCCCTGGCGGGGATCAGTCCGAGGGAGAGCTACAATACTATGTAAGAGTACTACTGACATGTACTTCAAGAGGCCGCCTGAACGAGGGCCCCGAGCCAAAGTTTGCACCCCACCATTGAGGAGGTGTAAGTGGTGTGAGAGACAGAGGAAGAGATGGATGAACAGGTCTATCGAGGCTCGTGTGCTGAGGGAGGCATCGCAGTCCTTGTGAATATGGCGTGCCTGTGATAGTGGCCGATACCTAGGCGAAAGATTGAGGCAGTCGAGGGGTTTTGGAGGGGACAGAGCTTGGATGCGAGACAGCTGGTCGCTTGGTGTCTCGTCTGCTCCATCTTCCGTCGTTACCTCACACCTGATCTTGCCGCATATCCAAAGTCGCATCCGTGAGTACCAGGGAAGACGGGAAATGGCAAGGAGGTGGAGGAGGTGGGTGTTTCCAGCTTCTTGAAGCCCGCCCGGACGGAAACTTGAAGGTTCCATGAGTGAGTGCCCCTCGAAAGGAAGGAGCCCAAGTGCTAGGTAAGCTCCATGTGGCGTGGAGGGGTCCCGTCCAAGGTgaagtacctaccttacctacctcaCCTCCCATGCCTCAAGATGTACAGGCAAGATACCACTCGGGAAGCATGTGCAGGAGGGGCAGGATACTTGCTGTGACGATGGCCCTAGCGTTGCGACATGTATTGCTACGGCCAACTTCCGCCGATGAGGTACACGTGACCAATTGTTGCAGGGTGGGGCCATCGGTAGCCAGCGTTGAGGTCTGGATGCGCTTTCCTCTATTCACTGTCGTACCTACCCGGTCTTCCTGCCCACTCAAGCCCCTCACAGATCAGTCCCTTCCATCTTCCAGCGACGAGCTCCCCCGATTCTTTCCCCAGCACACCTAAGTACCATACCTTCCCTTACGCGACCCATTCTGGACCACAGACTTCCACTCAAGTATCCGCAAGGTACCTCTTGCACCACAACTTCCATTACACCCGACCACAGCttaggtacctaccttacacaaccaccaccaccagacACCTTCAATAGCCAGGCCGGGTACACCTGTCTTGCTGCTCTAACTCACATTATCGTAAGTACCTTCTACCTTTGCTTTTCCCAGCCCATCCAGAAAAGAAGGAGTTTGAAAAAAATACTGAGGCGCACTTTCCCTCCCATCGCTCTCACACACTCACATTTACCTACCGACTTTTTCTCCTCCCATTTTCCGCTCCCACTCTTCTTTTCCTTCACCTCACTTCTCCACGACCGACCTCACTTCTCTCTCCCGGCCTCCAACTCTTCACCTCTTCCACCTCTTCACCTCACCAACTCTTCCAAAACAATTCCTCTCACGACCGCCTCTTCAACTCTTCCACTCCCACTCTCAACCTCTCGCCCACACCCGAGCGCCTCTACCTCTCTCCCATCTACTCCTCTACCCCTCCATTTCTCAACTTTCCCGATCCACCACCCACTTCAATCCACCACCTCATCCTCCCCGCCACCCACTACGCAACTACACATCCGTCACCGCAAACGAGCTGCACCAACGCACTCCAACCTACCAATCTCTACAGACCGAAGCTTCCGCTTTACGGATTCAATTCACTAACGTCCTGCTTTATTGCTTGACAGCTGAATTTCTACAAGTTTCACGCTTCCACGTCAGCGCATTAACTTGCAGCCAGTACCTTCCTGATCAAAAGTTCAGGAAAATACTACAGTAAGTTGCAGCACACAAAACTACCACCCCGCGCCATCATTACCCCCACTTTGAACGTGCAAGAGCTCCTGGCGTCAATCCGTCCACTATATCAGGACGGGTCAGGGTCAGGCATAGCTGACCCTGAAAATCGTCACGCTCTATATGGTATAAAAAATCCCGACTACCAAAGTTACGTGCCACGGCCACGGTTTGGAGGTAGTGTCGATTCTCCTGTTCACCTTCACGCGTCCTCGGGTGGGGAAGTTGACGTGCCTGCCCTGGACTATCGGGAAAACCACAACTTCTACAAAATCTGAACTCTTACTCTCCCTTGCCTTTCACTCTTTCCTCCCACTACACCACTTCCTTTTTCACCCATTTTTGGGTTATTTGTTGGATTATTGTACTAATTGCGCCTTTCTTTTAGAATCCTTTTCGAATCAATTGCCCCAAGCACTTTTCGAATCGCTCAAAATGTCCGCTACTCAGGATAACATTGCTGCCAACGGCAACGACCTCGTCGGCTCCCTCGACCAGTTGAAGCTTGATGATGGCGAGACCCGTCTTGGCCCTGACGGAGAGCCCGCACCCCGCACCGACGAGGAGTACGCCGGCTCTCAGCTCACTTTGAGAGCCATCGTTTCCTCCAAGGAGGCCGGTGTCATTATTGGAAAGGCTGGCAAGAATGTCGCCGAGCTTCGCGACGAGACTGGCGTCAAGGCCGGTGTCAGCAAGGTCGTCCAGGGCGTTCACGATCGTGTTCTCACCATCACCGGTGGCTGCCAGGCCATTTCTGAGGCCTATGCGATTGTCGCGCGCGCTCTCCTCGAGGGCGCTCCCGCCATGGGCATGGGAGGTGTTGTCTCCAACACTGGCACCCATCGTAAGTCTACCTCATGTAGTGCGCAAGGAAGAAATCGCTGACATAGCAATCTCAGCCATCAAGCTCTTGATTTCCCACAACCAGATGGGTACCATCATCGGTCGCCAAGGTCTCAAGATTAAGCACATCCAGGATGTGTCGGGCGTTCGCATGGTTGCCCAGAAGGAGATGCTACCCCAGTCCACTGAGCGCATCGTTGAGGTCCAAGGCACACCCGAGGGCATCAAGGGTGCGATTTGGGAAATCTGCAAGTGTCTCGTCGACGATTGGCAGAGAGGCACTGGTACCGTCCTCTACAACCCGGTCGTTCGCACTCAGCCGGGCACAACCTCCACCGTCAGCGGCACTTCAAACAGCTACTCTTCCGGTGGCGGTCGCGCCTCAGAGTACTCTGCCCCCCGCGTCATGCGCACTGGAAACGGTGCCGACTTCAGCACTACTACCAACAACGGCGGCAGTGGTGGTCGTCCTTACGGCCGTCGTTCCGATTCTGATGCTGCTTCCCGAGGCCCTCCCACCCACGACGAGAATGGTGAGGAGCTCCAGACTCAGAACATTAGCATTCCTGCTGATATGGTCGGTTGCATCATTGGCCGCGCTGGAAGCAAGATCTCCGAGATCCGCAAAACCTCTGGTGCCCGCATCTCTATCGCAAAGGTATGACACCTATTTACCACAAAACTCCATGCTCAAGATAACTAATCTGTCCAGGCTCCCCACGACGAGAGTGGCGAACGCATGTTCACCATCATGGGTACCGCCAAGGCTAACGAGTCTGCCCTTTTCCTGCTCTACGAGAACCTTGAGGCGGAGAAGATGCGCCGCCAGACGGCCAACTCTCCcgagtaaaaaaaagcgtTTTCAGAATCGTCCCTTTTCAGTTCGTCATCCGGCCTCAGGGGCCGGTACTTGCAGACAATGGCCGCAAGGCTCAATATCTGAGATGAGGAGTGTCTTACTTCAGCACATCATCTCTGGGACGCGACAAAACGCTTTTCTCAATTGCTTTGTTTTTCTTCGACTTTCGAATATCTGGGCCAAGGATCCCCAGACACGCGCACAAGTATGGTCGCCGGGATGGGACCACGACAACTTTCACTTTCCGTCTTCATGAACGCTTCGAGTTGCTTTTTGGGAGGATGGTCCTCCGGTCTACGTTTGGGCAGGCATCAGAGGTCCCTAGGTCTACGGACAGGGATTGTATTCAGCCTTTCCAAACCGAACATACGGCACGACTTATGATTACCTCATGCGGATACCTCTTTGAAGCAGAGTTGCTTGCTTCAAAAACATTAGTAATGAAAATCGGCCAGCAACTCTACACCCGACCCTGTTTACCCATCCCCAACCCGCCACGATTTCTCACTGGACCGAAGATATCCTCAGTGGCCTGTGTTTTCCAGCCGCTTTTTGGGCTATGGAACTCTTTACTCTCTTGGTATTGACTTCCGATGCCAGGGGGATTCCAGATAGTACATCCGACCCATAGCTAGGCGAATTAACACGTTTGAGAAAGGCCGCTCATAAAATCCTTGTCTCGTTGTCATTGATGTGTCTTGGAAACCTGTCGTGAACGTAGTCGGAAGGATGGTCTACTGGAGATGATGGCGTTCACTCCTATGATGTCCAATCACTGGAAATGGCAAAGGCGAAGCGACCGAATCCATGGCGTTCTTGTCTCTATCATATGGGGTACTCACAAACGTAGCTGGTCATTTTCCAAAGACATTCGCTCTACAAGTAAGCATAGGCTGAGAAGGATGGTTGGAAGGTGTCGAATTGCTTCCAGGATAGATTTGCGATCATGATGTGATTGGCCAATGTCAAGCGGGGTCTTGGGGACAAATGTTTGCAATGCCGATCCGGAGAGGAGACACTGGGCTGGGCTGATTCCTGATAAGGTTAGGGCGGCGGCAAGCAAGCAGTGGAGGGGAGGGACCCTGAAGAGGCTTGGGCGGAATGGGTGCAGCGTGGTGTGCGTGGGTTGTGTGGTTCGGGGGGGACCTGGGGGTAAGATGCAACGGGTAAGCTGTCcaccttatttttattttggGATGAAGCCAACCTGTCATTTGCCCAGCTGCTCCTTTGACGTTTACTGTCTGCATTCGCTTGTCTCCGTGTCCACATCTCCATCTCGGGTGTCTATCTTGCTGCTGCTCAAGCTCGAGGTATTGTAGCACTTTCGTTCTCTTCAACAAACATCTTTTTCCTTCCAAGCTTGCATTTTTAGAAGCTTCGCAGCCAGTCGTTGTCGCTCCCTTGCAGCGTTTCGTTTATCCGGCCCCTTAGCTGCGCGCGCCCATCGTCCACGCTCAACGGGTATTGAGTCGCGCACCCATACTCGAGCTTTCTTTTCCTGTCTTTCGACACCAGCTTTTTGCAACACGACACAGCAATCGATTCCCAGGAGAAAGAAACACAGCGACGCAATGGCGCGCTCGAAGCAGGCCACCCCTATCCGTCGACAGACATCGTCCGAATACTTTAGCAAAGCGGACACCCTCAAGCGAACGCCCAGCAACGGCAATGGCGCCGCGACTTCTGTGACTACGAAGGAGGCCAACGGCAAGGTTGTCGCCACACCTGCGTCGGCGGTTGTTGAGGCAAAGGAGGCCGGCGCCCTCCAAATCCTGATTGCTGTAGGCGGTATCTACGCCTCATTGTACGTCCTGTGATTCTCTTGACTCCCCTAATCCCATGCCCTCTCCGAATACCTCTTCGCTCGGCGCATTGCTGACAAAAGACCTCGCGCAGTCTGACATGGGCCTACCTCCAAGAGAAGCTCACGACGACGCCCTACGGCCCAACGTCCAAACCCGAAGTCTTCAAGTACCCCGTCTTCCTCAACACGATCCAGTCTCTCTTCGCCGCGACGACGGGCCTTCTCTACCTGTGGTTCTCCTCCCGCAACGCCGCCTCCCTCCCGCCCGTCTTCCCCTCGCGCGGCATCGTCATGCCCCTCGCTCTCGTCGCCGTCACCTCCTCCCTCGCCTCGCCCTTTGGCTACGCCTCCCTGGCGCACATTGACTACATCACCTTTTTGCTCGCAAAGTCCTGCAAGCTAGTGCCCGTCATGCTCCTCCACACGACTCTCTTTGGCAAGCGCTACCCGCTGTACAAGTACCTGGTCGTCGCGGGCGTCACGGCGGGCGTCGCCGTCTTTACCTTGCACTCGGgcagcaagaagaagaagtccGTCGTCAACCCGGACGCCAACATGCCCTGGGGCATGCTGCTTCTCAGCATCAACCTGCTGTTTGACGGCCTCACCAACAGCACCCAGGACTACATCTTTAGCACCTTCAAGGGATACACCGGCCCGCAGATGATGTGCGCCAACAACCTCATGAGCACGGCCGTCACGCTGGGCTACCTCGTGCTCAGCCCCTGGCTCGTCCACACCGGTCTCGGCGAGTATCTCGGCATGGACGTCGCCGGCAGCGCGGGCGAGCTGACGGCGGCGCTGGGTTTCATGGCGCGGTACCCCGCCGTGTGGTGGGATGTCCTCGGCTTCGCGGCGTGCGGCGCCGTCGGCCAGGTCTTTATCTGTATGTATTGGTCTATTTTCCTCCCGATACCTGAGAAACAACAGCCCTACTAACACTGCCGGCCTTTTGTAGTCTACACCCTCTCCACCTTCTCCTCGGTCCTCCTCGTCACCGTCACAGTCACCCGCAAGATGGTCACCATGGCCCTCTCCGTCTTCGCCTTCGGCCACAGCCTCACGAGCATGCAGTGGGCCGGCGTCTCCCTCGTCTTTGGCGCCATTGGCGCCGAGGCGCAGATTGCTACCAAGGAGAAGAGGGCCAAGGAGGCTGCGAAGCGCGCGGCGGCTGCTGGGAAGACGCAGTAAACACAAGGGGGGAAAGGAATGTTCTTTCAAGGTTGTTTAGCTTTGTATGCGGCACCCTTGCTTTAAGAGGGATCTTGACTGCAAGGCGGCaacttcttcttccttcACGTTGACTTTTTTTCTATCTGAACCCCCTTTCTTGATTGAACTACTTTCTCATCCTCTTTGAGATATCCCAAAACCCTGTCAGCCCCGTGGTACACAACACAAAGGCCACACTTGTTCCTTTCTCGAGGCGGGGGCCCAAACAAGAATAACAGAACTACCCATCCCTCTAAAGCCTGTAAATAACAACACACATCGTACAAAAGACTTCAAAAAAAGGGAAAGCCTCAAAGTCGGGGGCCGGCGTTTGGTTGgcgttttttttctttttttctagTATAGAATTATATAAGGATACAGACACATACAGAGAGTATACACCAAAGATCTGAGACTTTTTTTCTCTGATAAAAGatgtcttcttcctctttcgATACCAAGCATGATGATCATTGATCGAATCGCCTCGCGTCTGCTTCTTAACCTCTCTCTGCCCCATCTCCCCAGCCTCGCAGACTAAGATACTGTCTGTTTCATTCATCTACAGCAGAAGGAGTGTATGAATGTACACATGtatatgtgtgtgtgtgtgcgtgtgCTTCAAAAGGTGATGATAAAGGCCTTGCTCAACGCGAATCCTGAGATATGCCCCTCTGGCACGCCACGAACGCGCAGAGCCCGGCTAGACAGGTGAGGACTTCTCAgcgggaaaaaaaaaagtactcTGCCCAAATCCCCTGAATGCCAACCCCGCCCGTTACGAACCCTAGGAGCCAGCAACATCAGCATCCAGACTCACAggcaaaaaaaaagtaaaaacaTGTAGCTTCACTATCGAGGTCCTGTGCAACAAAGGGAAAAGGGGTTCAGGAAGAGGCAAGCCAAACAATCCGGCATTCATTCTTTTTTTCGCTGTAAAATACCCCCACATTCTCATCTCACTCTGCTCATAGCGTAAGTAGGTAATCATCAGAACCAGCAGGTATTAGACTGGGGTCAGAGTGTGTGCCTTGTCATGCGTGTTGGACTACAAATCTTTTTACTCACTCCTCTGGACCTATGTGGAAATCCTTCACGTACAAAAAGCCCCCCAAGACGAGAAAATGTCTTACTTACACACACTCCACCGGGACTGCTGGAGGGAGTATAGAAGTTCGACAATGTGTAGGCTATTGGGGACTTTTGTAAGGAGTGTTGAACGTCAGGCAAACCCAACGCTTTGTATAGCAAGATGAGAATGGAAGTCAGACATATTGCCAACACCGCTCTGAGCCTTGTCTTTGACAATTATCCTACATCGGTACCACGAAAAGACCAGCAGGACATGGACTTGTGAGCACACACCTTGTTTTGCTGGTGAATCACTTATGCATAGCATCATCACATTCACACAGAAACAATCAGAAACACTTGGTAATGCATACTTTGTATGGCTCTTCGTTTTTTTACAATTCATCTACCTCACTCCCCCTCCACCCCATCCATGCATGCAGTTGTGGTATCCTCGTCTCATCCTCTCCTGCTTCCCTTTGGACTCCATATGCGTTGCGGTAGACTCATCCGTAGATGGACCGCAttgaaaggaaaagaaaaaagaaaacccAAGCCTCAAACACAAGAAAATAGCATGGTGTCTTTGTGAGTGTTCCTCACGGCCGTACTCTCTTTCCAAGCGAGCCGGCCCCCGTCGGGAAAGTGCCTCATGAGATATAAGCCTGTACCAAAATCCCTTCCAACTCCGTCGTCCAAAGTGGGCACGCCAATAAACGATTGCAAGAAAGATGGCCGATCCCCGGTAGTCCTTGACTGTCCATGTCCAAACGATGAGAGACGTGCCTCCCATCTCTCCCGTTTCAATATTTGCGTTGTGAAAACGCAATTCTAAATTACATATTTTGGTTTATGGTTGTAGGGTACTTTTTCCGCAAAGTGGTTACGTGACGAAAGCCGTTGTCTCGCCACTCGCTGCGCTCTGAAAAAAAGGCTTGAAAACGACAAAAGAGATGCCAACTCCAGGTGGATGCACCATTGAGCTAGGCTGGTGTTTGTATGAATTGGGAAGTAGGCACGTCCACACAATGGTCGGCAAGTTCCACTGTTGTCCTCCTTTTCGGTCCTTTGCCATTGACGATACGACTAATGCAACTGCCTTTTGATCGATTGATGCAGATCAAGGTATTCGAGTGTTTGCCGTGCACTTGTTTCGGAAATCGTCCAAGGCCTCGGTGTCCGTCAACCTCGTAACGATTGCAACGATGGTCGCTGCATTGTTGCAATGCACGCGTATTTGACTAGTTCCATGTCGCAAAAAATAGCAACAATAGTCAAAGTTCGGCCGAGTACCGCCGAGGTAGTTCGGTCCCGGGGCGTTTGGTGCTAGTGACTAGTGGCGGTGTGTTCCGTCCTGGCTGTGGTCATAGCAGCTCATCAATAGACCTCACAATTGGCGTTTCACCTTTTGTAGGCGGACTGCGCGGGTCGGCAACCTGGGTGGGTCGTCCGAAGGGGTAGAAAGGATCCCTGGTGAACATTGTTTCTCTAGGCGAGAACAGGCCTTCGCTTGGAGTTGGCGGAACCTCGACAAATTGCATGCCTGGAAATCCGTGATGGGAATCGTGCAGCGGGTTCTTCGTCATCGTCTCGGCCCGGGGTGACAGGAGAGCCGCGTCGTCAGGAACTGCGCCAACCATGAAGTGTCTATCTTTGGGAGCCGTAGCCTCCTCTTCGCGTTCCAGTGATGGGCCAAGGTTCAGACTAGAAAATCCAAAGCCAGCGGCAGGACCGAATCGGTGAGCTCCAAATCCGGGAGAAGGGGGCGGGCcaggcgacggcggcggcttgGCAAAGAACGATGATGACGATGGTGGTGCAAGGCCCGAAACTGGCGGCGTAGGCTTGAAAGGCATCAAGCGATCAACGTCAAAGTTCCCAAACTTGGCAGAATTGTCGTTCTCCTTTTCTGACCAGGAGAAGCTTGATGGCGCTGAAGACGGACCAGGTGAGATTGGCTGACTGCCGGGTGTTGAAAGGCCTCTGGCACGGGTAGGGCTGCCCTTCTTCGGGCTCGAGGTTCCAGAGCTTCCTTCCTTCTCTCCAGGCAGAGGAGCGGTCAAAGGCTCTTTGGGTGCAATGTCAATAGCCGCATCTGCAGAGAGTGTCAGGCGGTGCTTCGTAGGGCTTCGTCCAGTGCGAGGGCGGAAGGCTGATCCAGGCGAGGTCTTCTTCTTCGAC from Colletotrichum lupini chromosome 2, complete sequence carries:
- a CDS encoding UAA transporter, coding for MSATQDNIAANGNDLVGSLDQLKLDDGETRLGPDGEPAPRTDEEYAGSQLTLRAIVSSKEAGVIIGKAGKNVAELRDETGVKAGVSKVVQGVHDRVLTITGGCQAISEAYAIVARALLEGAPAMGMGGVVSNTGTHPIKLLISHNQMGTIIGRQGLKIKHIQDVSGVRMVAQKEMLPQSTERIVEVQGTPEGIKGAIWEICKCLVDDWQRGTGTVLYNPVVRTQPGTTSTVSGTSNSYSSGGGRASEYSAPRVMRTGNGADFSTTTNNGGSGGRPYGRRSDSDAASRGPPTHDENGEELQTQNISIPADMVGCIIGRAGSKISEIRKTSGARISIAKAPHDESGERMFTIMGTAKANESALFLLYENLEAEKMRRQTANSPDTSSLGRDKTLFSIALFFFDFRISGPRIPRHAHKYGRRDGTTTTFTFRLHERFELLFGRMVLRSTFGQASEVPRSTDRDCIQPFQTEHTARLMITSCGYLFEAELLASKTLVMKIGQQLYTRPCLPIPNPPRFLTGPKISSVACVFQPLFGLWNSLLSCRKDGLLEMMAFTPMMSNHWKWQRRSDRIHGVLVSIIWGTHKRSWSFSKDIRSTSKHRLRRMVGSGVLGTNVCNADPERRHWAGLIPDKVRAAASKQWRGGTLKRLGRNGCSFDVYCLHSLVSVSTSPSRVSILLLLKLEVLSFAASRCRSLAAFRLSGPLAARAHRPRSTGIESRTHTRAFFSCLSTPAFCNTTQQSIPRRKKHSDAMARSKQATPIRRQTSSEYFSKADTLKRTPSNGNGAATSVTTKEANGKVVATPASAVVEAKEAGALQILIAVGGIYASFLTWAYLQEKLTTTPYGPTSKPEVFKYPVFLNTIQSLFAATTGLLYLWFSSRNAASLPPVFPSRGIVMPLALVAVTSSLASPFGYASLAHIDYITFLLAKSCKLVPVMLLHTTLFGKRYPLYKYLVVAGVTAGVAVFTLHSGSKKKKSVVNPDANMPWGMLLLSINLLFDGLTNSTQDYIFSTFKGYTGPQMMCANNLMSTAVTLGYLVLSPWLVHTGLGEYLGMDVAGSAGELTAALGFMARYPAVWWDVLGFAACGAVGQVFIFYTLSTFSSVLLVTVTVTRKMVTMALSVFAFGHSLTSMQWAGVSLVFGAIGAEAQIATKEKRAKEAAKRAAAAGKTQ